In the genome of Streptomyces collinus, one region contains:
- a CDS encoding gamma-glutamyl-gamma-aminobutyrate hydrolase family protein encodes MTRPLIAIPARFSATTSALRYAAEVNARALVEAVWRAGGEPAGIHPADTGTADRLARFDGVLLPGGGDLAPSRYGATDTHDTVYDVDTLQDAFDLDVARHALASGLPLLAVCRGLQVVNVALGGTLQQDMGGPEREHRHLVHPVSLEPGSLVARAAGAEKTDASCYHHQRVERLGRGLRVTARAADGTAEALELPGADGWFAAVQWHPEDTADEDPAQQGLFDALVRAATR; translated from the coding sequence GTGACCCGGCCCCTGATAGCGATCCCCGCCCGCTTCTCGGCCACGACCTCCGCGCTCCGGTACGCCGCCGAGGTCAACGCCCGCGCCCTGGTCGAGGCCGTCTGGCGGGCCGGCGGCGAACCGGCGGGCATCCACCCGGCGGACACCGGCACCGCCGACCGGCTCGCCCGCTTCGACGGCGTCCTGCTCCCCGGCGGCGGCGACCTCGCCCCCTCCCGCTACGGCGCCACCGACACCCACGACACCGTCTACGACGTCGACACCCTCCAGGACGCCTTCGACCTCGACGTGGCCCGGCACGCCCTCGCCTCGGGGCTGCCGCTGCTCGCCGTCTGCCGCGGCCTCCAGGTCGTCAACGTCGCCCTCGGCGGCACATTGCAGCAGGACATGGGCGGCCCCGAGCGGGAACACCGGCACCTGGTGCACCCCGTCAGCCTGGAACCCGGCTCGCTCGTCGCCCGGGCCGCGGGTGCCGAGAAGACCGACGCGTCCTGCTACCACCACCAGCGCGTCGAGCGGCTGGGAAGGGGCCTGCGGGTCACGGCCCGGGCGGCCGACGGCACGGCCGAGGCCCTCGAACTCCCGGGCGCCGACGGCTGGTTCGCGGCCGTCCAGTGGCACCCGGAGGACACCGCCGACGAGGACCCCGCCCAGCAGGGCCTGTTCGACGCGCTCGTGCGGGCCGCGACCCGGTGA
- a CDS encoding MarR family winged helix-turn-helix transcriptional regulator gives MPGHRSITEAEKLAAAKLGGIAIRREQMAAVANIYRAASAVRQHLENSVLRGSDLTWTAFVVLWVVWVWGESETRHVAEEAGISKGTLTGVVRTLESRGLLRRDGHPSDGRLVLLRLTPEGEEFMTRVFPAFNEEEAFVTAGLSDAECRSLAEGLRSVVLQVEEHGEERRQSLLGGAEPAPRRSGRRPRA, from the coding sequence GTGCCGGGGCACCGATCCATCACCGAAGCCGAGAAGCTCGCCGCGGCGAAGCTCGGCGGCATCGCGATCCGCCGGGAGCAGATGGCGGCGGTGGCGAACATCTACCGGGCCGCGTCCGCGGTGCGGCAGCACCTGGAGAACTCGGTGCTGCGCGGCTCGGACCTGACCTGGACGGCCTTCGTGGTGCTGTGGGTGGTCTGGGTGTGGGGCGAGTCGGAGACCCGGCACGTGGCAGAGGAGGCGGGGATCTCCAAGGGCACGCTGACGGGCGTGGTGCGCACGCTGGAGTCCCGCGGCCTGCTGCGCCGTGACGGTCATCCGAGCGACGGGCGCCTGGTGCTGCTGCGCCTCACCCCGGAGGGCGAGGAGTTCATGACGCGGGTGTTCCCGGCGTTCAACGAGGAGGAGGCCTTCGTCACCGCCGGGCTCAGCGACGCCGAGTGCCGCAGCCTCGCCGAGGGGCTGCGGAGCGTGGTGCTCCAGGTGGAGGAGCACGGCGAGGAGCGGCGGCAGTCCCTGCTGGGCGGCGCCGAGCCCGCCCCGCGGCGCAGCGGGCGGCGGCCCCGGGCCTAG
- a CDS encoding APC family permease, with protein MDSQTVSRHAAKPDAPTAGTLKPNALGVVGILFFVLSAQAPLTGIAGAAPIAVALGNGPGVPAAYLVAGLVILLFSVGFVAMGRHVVDAGAFYTYIGKGLGRTTGTGSAGLALFAYCTIQAAMYGLYGAIVSGLVATHTGLDLPWWVWTLATMAVVQALGAAGVEMGAKVLAVFVLAEFSILSVFALVTLFKGGGPEGLGLAASFSPSAALDGAPGVAVMFAVASMFGFEATAIYGEEAREPRKTVPRATYLAVVVVTGFFALVSWMLISSYGASQATAAAGKALEGGDGAGFVFVPIAADFGGWVGDVLPVLLATSLFAGILTFHNSANRYLFSLGRDRLLPLRMCRLNRRHAPWTAGCVQTVLAVLLVVPFALAGKDPVLTLFSWFSGVAVLAMMLLYLLTSVSVVVFFRRARLDTRPWNTLIAPALGALGIAGAIWLILANFTTLIGGERTTALWLTLSVPVVMALGLVAARVRGRAADG; from the coding sequence GTGGACAGTCAGACGGTCTCCCGGCACGCGGCGAAACCGGACGCGCCCACCGCAGGCACGCTCAAGCCCAACGCCCTCGGCGTCGTGGGCATCCTCTTCTTCGTCCTGTCCGCCCAGGCCCCGCTGACCGGCATCGCCGGCGCGGCCCCCATCGCCGTGGCCCTCGGCAACGGCCCCGGCGTCCCCGCCGCCTATCTGGTGGCGGGCCTGGTGATCCTGCTGTTCTCGGTGGGCTTCGTCGCCATGGGGCGCCACGTGGTGGACGCGGGCGCCTTCTACACGTACATCGGCAAGGGTCTCGGCCGCACCACCGGCACCGGCAGCGCGGGCCTCGCACTCTTCGCCTACTGCACCATCCAGGCCGCGATGTACGGCCTCTACGGCGCCATCGTGAGCGGCCTGGTCGCGACCCACACCGGCCTCGACCTGCCGTGGTGGGTCTGGACGCTGGCCACCATGGCCGTCGTCCAGGCGCTCGGGGCGGCCGGTGTCGAGATGGGCGCCAAGGTCCTCGCCGTGTTCGTCCTCGCGGAGTTCAGCATCCTGTCGGTCTTCGCCCTGGTCACCCTCTTCAAGGGCGGCGGCCCCGAGGGGCTCGGCCTCGCCGCCAGCTTCTCCCCGTCCGCCGCCCTGGACGGCGCCCCGGGCGTGGCCGTGATGTTCGCCGTGGCCTCCATGTTCGGCTTCGAGGCCACCGCCATCTACGGCGAGGAGGCCCGCGAACCCAGGAAGACCGTGCCGCGGGCCACGTACCTCGCGGTCGTCGTCGTCACCGGCTTCTTCGCCCTGGTCTCCTGGATGCTCATCTCCTCCTACGGCGCCTCACAGGCCACCGCTGCCGCGGGCAAGGCCCTGGAGGGCGGCGACGGCGCCGGGTTCGTCTTCGTGCCCATCGCGGCCGACTTCGGCGGGTGGGTGGGCGACGTACTGCCGGTCCTGCTCGCCACGTCCCTCTTCGCCGGCATCCTCACCTTCCACAACTCGGCCAACCGCTACCTGTTCTCCCTCGGCCGCGACCGGCTGCTGCCGCTGCGGATGTGCCGGCTCAACCGCCGTCACGCCCCCTGGACCGCCGGGTGCGTCCAGACCGTCCTGGCCGTCCTCCTGGTGGTGCCCTTCGCCCTGGCCGGCAAGGACCCGGTGCTGACGCTGTTCTCCTGGTTCAGCGGCGTCGCCGTCCTGGCGATGATGCTGCTGTACCTGCTGACCTCGGTGTCCGTCGTCGTCTTCTTCCGCCGCGCCCGTCTCGACACCCGCCCGTGGAACACGCTGATCGCACCCGCCCTGGGCGCGCTCGGCATCGCGGGCGCGATCTGGCTCATCCTGGCCAACTTCACCACCCTCATCGGCGGCGAACGCACCACCGCCCTGTGGCTCACGCTGTCCGTCCCGGTCGTCATGGCGCTGGGCCTGGTCGCCGCACGGGTGCGGGGCAGGGCCGCCGACGGCTGA
- a CDS encoding aldehyde dehydrogenase, producing MPAVPHDEWLRRAKAFQLSGAHHIDGAEEAGGGAVFPVVSPRDGRVVADVADGGAAEVDAAVAAARRAFDTGPWPRLAPAERGRALLRLADLLEERREELALTVSLEMGKPISDAYGIELRAVITTFRWYGQLADKLTDESPHTAPDALALVTREPAGVVGAVVPWNFPLTLAGWKVAPALAAGCTVVLKPSENSPLSALLLGRLATEAGLPPGVLNVVTGDGPTAGRALGLHPDVDVLAFTGSTAVGRHFLRYAADSNLKRVWLELGGKSPNIVLPDAPDLEKAAATAAWGIFFNQGEMCTAPSRLLVHSSIAERVTEAVVRRARELRVGDPLDPETEMGALVGRAHLDRVAGHIRHGVDEGARLRTGGDRVLAETGGTYLEPTVFDRVDPGSRLAREEIFGPVLSVLAFDDLDEAVRLANATEYGLAAGLWTSDLSTAHRVSRALKAGTVWVNCYEEGDLTVPFGGMKQSGNGRDKSAHALEKYTELKTTWIQL from the coding sequence ATGCCGGCCGTCCCCCACGACGAGTGGCTGCGCCGCGCCAAGGCGTTCCAGCTCTCCGGTGCCCATCACATCGACGGCGCCGAGGAGGCCGGCGGAGGGGCGGTGTTCCCGGTCGTGTCCCCACGGGACGGCCGGGTCGTCGCCGACGTCGCGGACGGCGGCGCCGCCGAGGTCGACGCGGCCGTCGCCGCCGCCCGGCGCGCCTTCGACACCGGCCCGTGGCCGCGCCTGGCACCCGCCGAGCGCGGCCGGGCCCTGCTCCGCCTCGCCGACCTGCTGGAAGAGCGGCGCGAGGAACTCGCCCTCACGGTCAGCCTGGAGATGGGCAAACCGATCTCGGACGCGTACGGCATCGAACTGCGCGCCGTCATCACCACCTTCCGCTGGTACGGCCAGCTCGCCGACAAACTCACCGACGAGTCGCCCCACACCGCCCCGGACGCCCTCGCCCTGGTCACCCGGGAACCCGCCGGGGTGGTCGGGGCGGTGGTCCCGTGGAACTTCCCGCTGACCCTGGCCGGCTGGAAGGTCGCCCCGGCCCTCGCGGCCGGCTGCACGGTCGTCCTCAAGCCCTCGGAGAACTCCCCGCTCTCCGCCCTGCTCCTCGGGCGCCTCGCCACCGAGGCCGGCCTCCCGCCCGGCGTGCTCAACGTCGTCACCGGCGACGGTCCGACAGCGGGCCGGGCCCTCGGCCTCCACCCGGACGTCGACGTCCTGGCCTTCACCGGCTCCACCGCCGTCGGCCGCCACTTCCTGCGCTACGCCGCCGACTCCAACCTCAAGCGCGTCTGGCTGGAACTCGGCGGCAAGTCGCCCAACATCGTCCTGCCCGACGCCCCCGACCTGGAGAAGGCCGCGGCCACCGCGGCCTGGGGCATCTTCTTCAACCAGGGCGAGATGTGCACGGCCCCCTCCCGGCTCCTCGTGCACTCCTCGATCGCCGAACGGGTCACCGAGGCCGTGGTCCGGCGGGCCCGCGAACTGAGGGTGGGTGACCCGCTCGACCCGGAGACGGAGATGGGCGCCCTCGTCGGCCGGGCGCACCTGGACCGCGTGGCCGGCCACATCCGTCACGGCGTCGACGAGGGCGCCCGGCTGCGCACCGGCGGCGACCGCGTCCTCGCCGAGACCGGCGGGACGTACCTGGAGCCGACCGTCTTCGACCGCGTGGACCCCGGTTCGCGCCTGGCGCGGGAGGAGATCTTCGGCCCCGTCCTGTCCGTGCTCGCCTTCGACGACCTCGACGAGGCGGTCCGCCTGGCCAACGCCACCGAGTACGGCCTCGCCGCCGGCCTGTGGACCTCCGACCTGTCCACCGCCCACCGGGTCTCGCGCGCCCTCAAGGCCGGAACGGTCTGGGTCAACTGCTACGAGGAGGGCGACCTGACCGTGCCCTTCGGGGGGATGAAGCAGTCGGGCAACGGCCGCGACAAGTCCGCGCACGCCCTGGAGAAGTACACCGAGCTCAAGACCACCTGGATCCAGCTGTGA